Genomic window (Mustela erminea isolate mMusErm1 chromosome X, mMusErm1.Pri, whole genome shotgun sequence):
cagtgTCGGGAACTTAGTAGTTATTtaggaaatgtttattgaacCGAATATTTAATCCAGCAATAGTTCTTAAGAACATCAGCCCCTAACAGTAAGTACGCTGCTATGAACACAGAAGTTGGCTTATTCGACATCTTACAACAGCTCAGGGATTTGCTCTTAGTGGGCAGGATTTCAAATTGGGTCCAGAGAATCTGGATTGGGCTTTTGGCACTCTCGTTCACCCATCAGCACACTCACTTGTCTGTCCCTTTCCCATGAAGGGTTTCTGTAAGGCACACATTTCTTGTTTTAAGAGAGGTGAGTCACAGATGAATTAGCCACATGTAGTAGGGTGTCTGGAAAAGGGCCCTTTTGAAGTGTGGCTAAGATGGATTATCGGCTCCTATTGTCTTGGCTCTTTGTGTAAGTATCAAGATGCATTTTAAATTAGTACCTGTGATCTCTTCTCTAAAGGGGGAGCAGCCTCTGGGAGTGACAGTTCTGACAAGAAGGCTCAGGGTCCCAAAGGTGGTGGCAGTGCAGTAAAGGTGAGTCActcgttccttttttttttaatgttgaatatcaataacatatatacacatgttaCTTTGGaatccaggaaaggaaaaagacagtatGCTGAACTCATTCTAAGAGGCTAGCCTAATATGGCTGTAGGAtcaacataacataaaattggaAGATAGGGACCAGTCTCATGTATGCAAGGTAATTCCTTTTAAGCGTTTTCTGAAACATCCTACATTTCTTCATACTTTATATTGCTTCTTGAAATGTACACTtcatacattttaagaaatgatagAGTATTAACAACACAAAAGTATTAAGTACCCTTCATACATATCAAGAAACAATACAAAGTACGaagaaaataagtaagtgaatgaCCTGTCTCTCtgaagaaaatgatattttataaaccAAGGGCTTAGATAAACAGGCAAAGGCGCAGGTGTCCTCAGAAAGCTCCCCCATGGGTAAGCTACAGGCCAGGGCCCTGACCATGAAAACCGGGGTGGGAGAATAATGACAAATCATTACTTGAAGTACTTGACCCCATCTCAGAGGAGTGTCTGCCCTGGGAAAATACAGTCTGTGAACAACCATACTGCTTTGTGCTATGCAACAAGGCAATATCCATATTTCTGTCAGTACATGGGATCCTATACTTgggtttattcattcagtaaggATTTAATGACAACCGCCTGTCCACCAAGCAGTGTCCAAAGTTCCGGGTCTGTGTAAAAACAGGAGGTAAGAGACGGTTTCTGTTGTCACATGGCAGCTGGAGCAGTGAGGTAAGGAATACATTTCATTGTGCAGTAAGTGCCGTAGTGCATTTACATCCTATAAATCTAGCCAGATGTGCAGCCTGAGAGAGGAATATAGTGTGAGCTGTTCTACTTACTTTTCTACTGCGTGAACCAGGAGTAGAGATGGGAGATGTGAATCTGCTTTTCCATAGTTGATCTCTGGTCTCGTATGAGCATCCAGTTATGTGAAGTGGGATTCTGGCATCTGAAGATAGGTTTTCATGAAGCATGTTCCCTAAAAACCAACCAAGTACTTCATCTGGTTTTCAGCTGAAGAAGTGGTCATTGTTGCCATGGTTTGGAGAGACAGACTCTGTTGGGTTTAATGAGGGCTGATGTGTTGGTGTCCAGTAGGGCATCTTCATAAGAGATGTCATAGGGTAATTTTAGCCATGTGCAGTTTTCACCTCACATGCTGACTTTTCCAAGCACCTGGCCTAGAGATTGCTCTACTGCATGTGAATTTCAAGAGGTTCCttgccctttctggaaaaaaaaataagttcagtgTGGCTGTGCATGAGGTATGTGGAAAGAAGTGACATGTAATCAGAGCTAAATTCTCTTAACGGACAGTTTTAGACTCAcctttgttaaaacaaaacaaaacaaaaactgtgtaCCTTTTACCCTGTTTCCCCAATGGTGGCATCCTACGTCAGACTCTAGAACAATAGtacaaccaggaaattgacattgatgCGGTAAAGATactgaacatttccatcaccccaaggATCCTTCTTGTTGCCCTTTGATAGCCATGCCCACGTCCCTCACCTACCTTCCCTCCATCCTTCACCCCTGACAGCAACTAATCTGTTCTTTCTGTTTATAATTTCACAAATGTTACATGAATGGAGTGATGCAGTATGTAACCCTCCGGCTTTTTCTGCTATCAGTGTAATCCTCTGGAGAGCTCTTTCAAGTTGTTTTATGTACCAGTAGTCTGTTCCTTTCTATGGCTGCGTAGTGTGCCATATGATGCAGTGTGCCAGATTATATGGAACGGATGTGCCATATAATGTTTAACTGTTCACCTTCCagaggacatctgggttgtttccagtgtttgtAAAGGTCCCAGCCAGGAGAGGACCCTGGAATCCTCCTGCCTTTCAGGGGCTATGCTCCTTCCACATCCTGCCCTTCTGCTTTCAGCCCCCTTCTGAGCCCACACCCTGCCCTTTCTCGGTAGAGCTGTGCAGATTCTGAAATCCACCCGCTGAACAGCTTCCGTCCTTTCCCTTCACTTCCTGCCTCCCCCAATCTTGTTCTGTTCTCTGCGTGCAGACCTCAAGCCCTCAAGCCCACCTAcgctccccaccttctccccagcTTCGTGTCTGTTGTCCAAGCCCCATGTGTCCTGTGAGCTGGAAATTAGATCAGAGAGCTTGACCACTGGGTCTGGGAGCCCCGACTCTTTTTCCTTGTGGTCATCTGCTGCATCCACCTGCCAAACTACAACTTGGGATCAGTCCAGtggtctgcttcccttccctttaaGCCCAGAGGTGCTGGACCCTGCCAGAGAGTCACACAGCCTCGGGAATTGGGACCCCCCCCCACTCCTGGTCTCTGATCTTCACCATGCCCTCAGTTCTGCGCAGTGATCCTTTGCCGCTCACCTGCAGCCAGCCACCCACTACCCTGCTCTAGTCAGTCAGCAGATAACCGTCCAGTGGTTCTGAACCCCGGTGTATGTTGGATTCCTCTAGACAACTTCTAAAACTACCAGTGCCTGGGGTCCCACCCCAGACCGGCTGCCTCAGAATCTCCAGGTGCTGGGGCCTGGAccttgatggattttttttagcAGCGCTGAGGATGGTTCTGACGTGCTGCCAGGATTGAGAAACACCGATCAGTCTTACAGGATTGGTGTGAGGAATTCACGCGAGAACGCACAGAAAGTGCTTTGCACAGTACCCAGCAAATACTAACTTgtaaatattgtttaattttcacacaAAAATGGAAACCAGACCTGTCGACAGGAACTCAGTGGCCTTCCAGCCCCCTCCCAACAGTTCTCTTCACCCATACCTTCCTCTGCTGTCttctcagctttttttctttaaggccaGTGAATTTTCAAGCAGTTCTCTGAATGCCACACAGGCTCCTTCATTAGCTCCACGCTCTTTTGTTGCTATGTCTTAAGCCTTTCCCTCTTCACTGCGTCTTTCCCTTTATTCTAAGATTATGCCCAGGGACCTTAAAAATAGATACATGTCTGTGACCTTTCAAGagccctttctccttttctgacttAGCTGGGGGagactgcccccccacctcccattaCTTCCTTCATCTGCCTGCCACAGTCTGGCTTCTGCACTTTCTGCTCTTCTGAAACTGCTTTTGCTAAAGTCATCGATCACTCAGTGCTAAATTGATTTACTTCTTCCCTGATCACTCCGCAGCATTGAAGCCTGTTGGCCATTTCCTTCTTGAAACTATcttttgcggggcgcctgggtggctcagcaggttgagcTTTTGCcttcagatcaggatcccaggggcctaggatcaagtcccgcatcgggctccctactcagtggggagcctgcttctcccagtctctcttcccgcccctccccctgcttgtgctctctcgctttcaaataaacagataaataaataaaatttgaaaaaagaaaggaactgtcTTTTGCCTTGGTTTTGTTAACATGCCTTTCCTGCCCATCTGGCCTTTCctttgtgctttgctttattgAGCATCTTTCTTGGCTTATGGCTTCAATGTCCATATTCTCCAAGGCTGTCTTTAGCTCGCTGTTTCTCCTCTTCTCATTGTGTGTAGCCTTCCTGGGTCGTCTCCTCACCTCCTGTAGCATCCACATACTACCTCTACGCTGATCACTTCCAGGTCCTCTCTAGGGGTTGGCTCTCTCCAAGATGCTATCCTCCACAGTTGCCGGTCACTCAGTCACATTGCAGAGCCCATAGGTACCACGGACTCGGTATGTCTAATCTGTCAGGCTGTCCAGATTAGAatacttgtttattcatttatgacaTGTTGGGTGGTATCCCTTCTCTGTGATCATCCATGCTGTCATTCAGTGTCCAGCAACTGAACCAACGAGAAGGTTGCTTTGTGAGTATGGAACCATAAAGAGGGAAGCATTCTCGAAGCGGTTGTAGCTAGGCCAAGCTGAGGTCTGATGAACCATCCTTGTTTCCCAACACGTATCTCTCCAGTGTCCAGACGGTCTCTGTCTTCCTGGACAGTGCTGGGCACATTCTATAGAAGTCTGCCTCTCTGAGCCCTGCCTTTTGACAGATTCTTTCCTGTGTATCTCCTCCAGTCAGGAAGTACTCCTTTGAGCCTAGAATCCCCTTGCCCCAATTTTAGGAGTCGGACCCTGAGGCCAACCATGATTTGCTTGTCTCTGCATTTATAAGGGAGAGAGCTCTATCCCCCAACCTGGTGTATCATTTACAGTAGGAAACCATGGATTGTGTTTGAATGAGAAATTGGGAATCCTGCAGAACAGCTCCCTTGACAAAATCATTTCTAAAGAtagagtggttttgttttgttttgttttgtttttttaaacaacatggctttggggcacctgggtggctcagtgggttaaagcctctgccttctgccaggtcctgggatcgagccccgcatcgggctctctgctcagtggggggcctgcttcctcctctctctctgcctgcctctccacctacttgatctctgtctttcaaataaataaataaaatcttaaaaaaaagaataaaattggctTACATGAATGGCTTTATGTAAACATAGGTCAAATTTAAATACTTCTTTAGGGATGAGTATTGTTAATCAACATACAATTCTTTTTCAAAGTGCCTAATTGTGAGGCTTTATACATTGGACCTCTTTTGGTAAAAAAGGGTTTCCTAGTAGGTTTTTTAATGTCTTCCCCCACTCTGATGAAGTAATGGCTAACCTTTATTGAGTACTAACTGCTTTATCTCAGTCTTCACTACCCTTTGAGAACATGAAGGAACTATTATTATCTTGGGGCACAAACAGGGAAACACTTGGAGGTTTAAGAAGGTGCCTACAGTCatacagcagagctgggatttgactCGAGGGCCCGAGCTTTCAACCCTTACATCTCTTCCTCTTACCAATGAAGTACATGGTAAAGATGGGAGCTTCCCCCAGCCCAGTGCCCACTTACCATCTCAGTCAGAGTTCCGAGATAGTGTCTTGACATGAGAAATGGGTTTGTGGCTGTCACTGTGAGCAGACTGCCAGGATTCTGTTGCCGTGAACCTGATGTATGTTTTCGATAATGTGGGTAATCCAGACATGACTGCTGTACATTGAGAAAGGGGATCATTTGGATATCCCAGACTATGTGAACATACTTTCTCCTTGCAGGTCAGACACATTCTGTGTGAAAAACATGGGAAAATCATGGAAGCCATGGAAAAGTTAAAGTCTGGAATGAGATTCAATGAAGTGGCCACACAGTATAGTGAAGATAAAGCCAGGCAAGGGGTATGGTGCTGTTGTCATTTAAAATGAtctccccggggcacctgggtggcacagtcacttaagcatctgactcttggtttcagctcaggtcgtgatctcggggttctgggattgagccccgcgtcaggctctgtgcttagtgcagagtctgcttgagattaaccctctgcccctcctgcttgtgcatgctctctctctctcaaataaatcaataaatcttaaaaaaaaaaaaactctccccCATGGAGGATACACAGCAGTAGGGATTATTTATGTTTTgccattaattttagccatatcTTGGCTTAAAGTTCTTAAAAGCAGAAATGTGCAACTTGTGAACAGTTGTGTACAGGTTACCTGTGTCTAAAACTAGGCATTACCAAATGGGCACAGCTAACAGACACCCAGCAACATTGTGAGTGTGTATTGTGTTCAGTCCAGGGTTGGATCTCTTCCACCCATTTGTCCTTGGTGAGCCCACTTCTTTGCAGTCCAGGTGAACGAACCTAGGAACCTTACTATTCGTTTTGGGAAATTCTCAAGGTACGGTAGTACAGTAGAACTGTTTCCTCTTTGGGGCCACCTGACCTCACatatcttttgggtttttcaggGCGACTTGGGTTGGATGACCAGAGGTTCCATGGTGGGACCATTTCAAGAAGCAGCATTTGCCTTGCCTATAAGTGGGCTGGATAAGCCTGTGTTTACAGACCCTCCAGTTAAGACAAAATTTGGATATCATATTATTATGgttgaagggagaaaataaaattgtacaaaagactgaatgttttatacgttctgtttgtttctttaaaaggtGTTGAGTAATCCTTGTATTTTATGAACTCTGTCATTATGGCTTTGTAGGCACAAAACAGGTGCAGAAGGGTTAGCGTACACTGTAGCAGGTGTtctcacaggggcacctggctggctcagttggtagaacatgtgactcgatctcagggttgtgacttcgagccccacactgagcatagagtttacttaataattaaaaaaaaaaaagatgagtcaCGCAGACTCCTTTTAACCCGTAGTCTCTTCCCTCCCACAACTATTCTCTCTTGGTTCTCAGTATATCCTGtaagttaatttaaaaaccatctctaggggtgcctgggtggctcagtgggttaaagtgtctgccttctgctcaggtcatgatctcagggtcctgg
Coding sequences:
- the PIN4 gene encoding peptidyl-prolyl cis-trans isomerase NIMA-interacting 4 gives rise to the protein MPPKGKSGSGKGGKGGAASGSDSSDKKAQGPKGGGSAVKVRHILCEKHGKIMEAMEKLKSGMRFNEVATQYSEDKARQGGDLGWMTRGSMVGPFQEAAFALPISGLDKPVFTDPPVKTKFGYHIIMVEGRK